From a single Methylosinus sp. H3A genomic region:
- a CDS encoding heme-binding protein, whose product MHVNIAAAEAAITAARKRAAELGTKMCIAVVDSGADLKAFHRMDDAWVGSIDIAIKKAKTAVFFGMPTGEIGKLSQPGGPLFGIEHSNDGLITFPGGLPIVDEDGVLVGAIGVSGSSVENDHAVALAGVAVVGVSDLPAHPWRT is encoded by the coding sequence ATGCATGTCAATATCGCCGCGGCGGAAGCCGCGATCACCGCCGCTCGCAAGCGCGCCGCCGAGCTCGGCACGAAAATGTGCATCGCGGTCGTCGATTCGGGCGCCGATCTCAAAGCCTTCCATCGCATGGACGACGCCTGGGTCGGCAGCATCGACATTGCGATCAAGAAGGCGAAGACGGCCGTCTTCTTCGGCATGCCGACCGGCGAGATCGGCAAATTGTCGCAGCCGGGCGGCCCGCTCTTCGGCATAGAGCATTCCAATGACGGGCTCATCACCTTCCCCGGCGGCCTGCCGATCGTCGATGAAGACGGCGTGCTCGTCGGCGCCATCGGCGTGAGCGGCAGCTCGGTGGAGAACGACCACGCGGTCGCGCTCGCCGGCGTCGCCGTCGTCGGCGTCAGCGATCTGCCGGCGCATCCTTGGCGGACGTGA
- a CDS encoding acyltransferase gives MPAPIAVVPRSSNSAHSPHVAAIRGLAILGVVQCHYLGLRGVYELFSIPAPIVETLIACGAGVDLFFVLSAFLLTRSLLLCEPGRSSALAFYRRRAFRILPAYWLLLASGFALAPLLPAGRWSNWLLDGAYSPLHYLAFLQNWQIGADGAWRGYFFAHSWSLAVEEQFYLVIPLVVIGMTRRRLALLAGLAIVTGPAIRLLIGAHMPAQAAYCWPIARMDAFGWGVLAAILANARPDILARLPARVLAAGSMALFAALAAFAHASTRTSVEAFSLYLAPVDALAAVLVLAAAAMPSGSRLEQTAPHRWLVWAGERCYSIYLFHNAFFGLAMVAAENVAPTGGALTQLVATPVAFVCLLAFADLCYRFVEQPFIAFGRRERVTSERWAPAG, from the coding sequence TTGCCCGCCCCGATCGCGGTCGTCCCCCGCTCATCGAATAGCGCCCATTCGCCGCATGTCGCCGCGATCCGCGGCCTCGCGATCCTCGGCGTGGTCCAGTGCCATTATCTCGGCCTGCGCGGCGTCTATGAGCTGTTCTCCATCCCGGCCCCGATCGTCGAGACATTGATCGCCTGTGGCGCGGGCGTCGATCTGTTCTTCGTCCTGTCGGCGTTTCTTCTCACGCGCAGTCTGCTTTTGTGCGAGCCGGGACGAAGCTCCGCGCTCGCCTTCTACCGGCGCCGCGCTTTTCGCATTCTGCCCGCCTATTGGCTGTTGCTCGCCTCGGGATTCGCGCTCGCGCCGCTCCTGCCCGCCGGGCGCTGGTCGAATTGGCTGCTCGACGGCGCATATTCGCCGCTTCACTACCTCGCTTTCCTCCAGAATTGGCAAATCGGCGCCGATGGCGCGTGGAGGGGCTATTTCTTCGCGCATAGCTGGTCGCTGGCGGTAGAAGAGCAATTCTATCTCGTCATCCCGCTCGTCGTCATCGGCATGACGCGTCGCCGATTGGCGTTGCTCGCCGGTCTCGCGATCGTGACGGGGCCGGCGATCCGATTGCTCATCGGCGCGCATATGCCCGCTCAGGCGGCCTATTGCTGGCCGATCGCCCGAATGGACGCTTTCGGCTGGGGCGTGCTGGCTGCTATTCTCGCCAATGCGCGGCCCGACATTCTCGCGCGGCTTCCGGCGCGCGTGCTGGCCGCCGGCTCGATGGCGCTGTTCGCGGCGCTCGCCGCTTTCGCGCATGCGTCGACGCGGACGAGCGTCGAGGCGTTCTCCCTCTATCTCGCGCCTGTCGACGCGCTCGCCGCGGTCTTGGTGCTCGCGGCCGCCGCCATGCCCTCGGGCTCGCGGCTCGAACAGACCGCGCCACACCGCTGGCTCGTCTGGGCGGGCGAGCGTTGCTATTCGATCTATCTCTTCCACAACGCCTTCTTCGGCCTCGCGATGGTCGCCGCCGAAAATGTCGCGCCGACCGGCGGCGCATTGACGCAGCTCGTCGCGACGCCGGTCGCCTTCGTCTGCCTGCTGGCCTTCGCGGATCTCTGCTATCGATTTGTCGAGCAGCCCTTTATCGCGTTCGGAAGGCGGGAGCGCGTCACCTCTGAGCGATGGGCGCCGGCTGGGTGA
- a CDS encoding mucoidy inhibitor MuiA family protein, with protein MRLRVILLVCVSSTVALAAAQAKETIVEAASTIDSVIVHPDAATVTREATIDLVAGASTILLKNLPFSLDPDSLRVSGEANGRVTIGAVETRLAPDETRAPDSAIEAKLKQLRGAREGLQVTLDALAAKQAMIARYSQAGPEKIAPEARPLAIGEWNAAFDAIGSALTKTGEELRNARAKAKELDDEIHALEVGAGGRATRRPAREAAIAVESASGGKLRLTIAYLVSNAFWRPAYDARLDTSGKDGKPRLDLVRRATVTQNTGEDWSDVALTVSTTRAHRGAAAPDVQPQRVSFYEPPVVYARKAAAPAAALERGVATRRPAESATLAAPIAPAPEPAPVEQQTATLESDAFQASFKIPGRVGAPGDGATKSFILSSRRMEPTLVARVAPALDPTAFLEARIVNEEDAPLLPGPVAVQRDGVHVGQSRIAFVAPGEAVELGFGADDRIKVARAPVKRVENEPSWFGQTKYETRDFKTTIQNLHDFAIPVTAIDQIPFSENTAITIETLPQTTPPTTKQLADKRGVMAWSFDAKPGETKELRLAYRVKWPAEREIVTQPAPIAQR; from the coding sequence ATGCGGCTTCGCGTCATACTGCTCGTCTGTGTCTCATCGACTGTCGCTCTCGCCGCCGCACAGGCGAAAGAGACGATCGTGGAGGCGGCCTCGACGATCGACAGCGTCATCGTCCATCCCGACGCGGCGACGGTGACGCGCGAGGCGACGATCGATCTCGTCGCCGGAGCCTCGACCATTCTCCTCAAAAACCTTCCCTTTTCGCTCGACCCAGATTCGCTGCGCGTCTCTGGAGAGGCCAATGGCCGCGTGACGATCGGCGCGGTCGAAACGCGCCTCGCGCCGGACGAGACGCGCGCGCCGGATTCGGCGATCGAAGCAAAGCTGAAGCAATTGCGCGGCGCGCGCGAGGGCTTGCAGGTGACGCTCGACGCGCTCGCCGCCAAGCAGGCGATGATCGCCCGCTATTCGCAGGCCGGCCCGGAGAAGATCGCGCCCGAGGCGCGGCCCCTCGCGATCGGCGAATGGAACGCGGCCTTCGACGCGATCGGCTCCGCGCTGACGAAGACCGGCGAGGAATTGCGCAATGCGCGCGCCAAGGCGAAAGAGCTCGACGACGAGATTCATGCGCTGGAGGTCGGAGCGGGCGGACGCGCGACGCGGCGCCCGGCGCGCGAGGCGGCCATCGCCGTCGAATCGGCGAGCGGAGGAAAGCTGCGTCTGACCATCGCCTATCTCGTCTCCAACGCCTTTTGGCGGCCCGCCTATGACGCGCGGCTCGACACGAGCGGCAAGGACGGCAAGCCGCGGCTCGATCTCGTTCGCCGCGCCACGGTGACGCAGAACACGGGCGAGGATTGGAGCGATGTCGCGCTCACCGTCTCGACGACGCGGGCGCATCGTGGCGCGGCGGCGCCCGATGTGCAGCCGCAGCGGGTGAGCTTTTACGAGCCGCCCGTCGTTTATGCGCGCAAAGCCGCCGCGCCGGCGGCGGCGCTCGAACGCGGCGTCGCGACGCGCAGACCGGCGGAGTCGGCGACCCTCGCCGCGCCTATCGCCCCGGCGCCCGAGCCTGCGCCCGTGGAGCAGCAGACCGCCACGCTCGAATCCGACGCGTTTCAGGCGAGCTTCAAAATCCCCGGGCGCGTCGGCGCGCCCGGCGACGGCGCGACCAAGAGCTTCATCCTCTCCTCACGCCGCATGGAGCCGACGCTCGTCGCGCGCGTCGCGCCGGCGCTCGATCCGACCGCATTTCTCGAGGCGCGCATCGTCAATGAGGAGGATGCGCCGCTGCTGCCCGGCCCCGTCGCCGTGCAGCGCGACGGCGTCCATGTCGGACAGAGCCGCATCGCTTTCGTCGCGCCGGGAGAGGCTGTCGAATTGGGCTTCGGCGCCGATGACAGGATCAAGGTCGCGCGCGCGCCGGTCAAACGCGTCGAGAACGAGCCGAGCTGGTTCGGCCAGACGAAATATGAGACGCGTGATTTCAAGACGACGATCCAGAATCTGCATGACTTCGCCATTCCGGTGACGGCGATCGATCAGATTCCTTTTTCCGAGAACACGGCGATCACGATCGAGACCTTGCCGCAGACGACGCCGCCCACGACGAAGCAGCTCGCCGACAAGCGCGGCGTGATGGCCTGGAGCTTCGACGCCAAGCCCGGCGAGACCAAGGAGCTGCGTCTCGCCTATCGCGTGAAATGGCCGGCGGAGCGCGAGATCGTCACCCAGCCGGCGCCCATCGCTCAGAGGTGA
- a CDS encoding cytochrome-c peroxidase, which translates to MALAFRSRLSTLSRACLFLLAAASPAASLESATTDARTADEAGLAPRELLGKRIFEDKRLSEPQGLSCASCHDPAKAFQGNNGSPIAALARGSRPDALGTRKTPTLSYASFSPRFHFMKKKDEETGETELVPVGGQFWDGRANDLVAQVEGPLLNPREMNNPSKAVVVEKIGTGPYADLARRVYGEKIFESDSAFEKLARAVAAYESSARFHPFSSKFDDFLRGREKLTAEEARGFALFKDKKKGNCLACHVGEETSRRPQDWLFTDFSYDALGAPRNLAIPDNKDADHVDLGLCKREGLAKIAPKNYAIDGLCGQFKAPTLRNIAVTGPYLHNGVFSSLRDVVAFYATRDTDPARWYPKKAGAIDKYDDLPEKFHDNVNVKEVPYDRKPGETPRLDDGEIDAIVAFLHTLTDRPAHAGRAEK; encoded by the coding sequence ATGGCGCTCGCGTTTCGATCGCGCCTCTCGACCTTGTCGCGCGCCTGCCTGTTTCTCCTCGCCGCGGCGTCGCCCGCGGCGAGCCTCGAATCCGCGACGACGGATGCGCGGACGGCGGACGAAGCCGGCCTCGCGCCGCGCGAGCTGCTGGGCAAGAGGATTTTCGAGGACAAGCGGCTCTCGGAGCCCCAAGGCCTCTCCTGCGCCTCCTGTCATGATCCGGCCAAGGCGTTTCAGGGCAACAACGGCTCGCCGATCGCGGCGCTGGCGCGCGGCAGTCGGCCGGATGCGCTCGGGACGCGCAAGACGCCGACGCTCTCTTACGCCTCCTTCAGCCCGCGCTTTCACTTCATGAAGAAGAAGGACGAAGAAACCGGCGAGACGGAGCTCGTTCCTGTCGGCGGACAATTTTGGGACGGACGCGCGAATGATCTCGTCGCTCAGGTCGAAGGGCCGCTGCTCAATCCGCGCGAGATGAACAATCCGTCCAAAGCCGTCGTCGTCGAGAAGATCGGGACGGGCCCTTATGCCGATCTCGCGCGGCGCGTCTATGGCGAGAAGATTTTCGAGAGCGATTCCGCCTTCGAGAAATTGGCGCGCGCCGTCGCGGCCTATGAGAGCTCCGCGCGCTTTCATCCCTTCTCGTCGAAATTCGACGATTTTCTGCGCGGGCGCGAGAAGCTGACGGCGGAAGAAGCGCGCGGTTTCGCGCTGTTCAAGGACAAGAAGAAGGGCAATTGCCTCGCCTGTCACGTCGGCGAGGAGACGTCGCGCCGCCCGCAGGACTGGCTCTTCACCGATTTCAGCTATGACGCGCTCGGCGCGCCGCGCAATTTGGCGATCCCCGACAATAAGGATGCGGATCACGTCGATCTCGGCCTGTGCAAGCGCGAGGGCCTCGCGAAGATCGCGCCCAAGAATTATGCGATCGACGGCCTCTGCGGCCAGTTCAAGGCCCCGACCTTGCGCAATATCGCCGTGACCGGCCCCTATCTGCACAATGGCGTCTTCTCGAGCCTGCGCGACGTCGTCGCCTTTTATGCGACGCGCGACACCGATCCGGCGCGCTGGTATCCGAAGAAGGCGGGGGCGATCGACAAATACGACGATCTGCCGGAAAAATTCCACGACAATGTGAATGTGAAGGAAGTTCCCTATGATCGAAAGCCCGGCGAGACGCCGCGGCTCGACGATGGCGAGATCGACGCCATCGTCGCCTTCCTGCACACGCTGACCGACCGCCCGGCGCACGCCGGCCGGGCCGAGAAATAG
- a CDS encoding DUF2165 family protein, producing MILRAAKILLVLCAGLLGLLSGFDNIIDYDVNFEVVRHVASMDTTKAGAATMGRAILSDTLHRLIYAGVIATELAYGALCLYGALRLFGAWRGDAATFEAAKEFAIGGLALGFALYFFGFMIVGGEWFQMWRSVDWNFQQPAFRFIGCLGFILVFLAMPEPVRGERG from the coding sequence ATGATCCTCCGCGCCGCCAAAATCCTTCTCGTCCTCTGCGCCGGCCTGCTGGGCCTCCTCAGCGGCTTCGACAATATCATCGACTATGACGTGAATTTCGAGGTCGTGCGCCATGTCGCCTCCATGGACACGACCAAAGCCGGCGCGGCGACCATGGGTCGCGCCATCCTCTCCGACACGCTCCATCGGCTGATCTACGCCGGCGTCATCGCGACAGAGCTCGCCTATGGCGCGCTCTGCCTCTATGGAGCGCTGCGGCTTTTTGGCGCATGGCGGGGCGATGCGGCGACATTCGAAGCGGCCAAGGAATTCGCTATAGGCGGGCTCGCGCTCGGCTTCGCGCTTTATTTTTTCGGCTTCATGATCGTCGGCGGCGAATGGTTCCAGATGTGGCGTTCCGTTGATTGGAACTTCCAGCAGCCGGCCTTTCGATTCATCGGTTGCCTCGGCTTCATCCTCGTCTTCCTCGCCATGCCGGAGCCTGTGCGCGGCGAGCGCGGCTGA
- a CDS encoding SGNH/GDSL hydrolase family protein produces the protein MIATLAQFFFALAFLLLLGGALILVSDAGTRRAFRIALHKRVARLRPPRVAIVGDSLAAQCDWRRLGSRPFDVLRLAVGGATLKDIGAQIVEARMIGVRCFVIDGGLNDLLFDEAPLAQIDHDFRALLRRLPENARGVLMLSPHVADPAQAPRIDEANRLMRALAEARGLAVVDLQPRLSEGGARRLEMTDDGLHFSPLATEIWVEAVCERLSGERLSRKGIA, from the coding sequence ATGATCGCGACGCTCGCACAATTTTTTTTCGCTCTCGCTTTTCTCCTTCTTCTCGGCGGCGCGCTGATCCTCGTCTCGGACGCCGGCACGCGGCGGGCGTTCCGCATCGCGCTGCATAAGCGTGTCGCGCGACTGCGACCGCCGCGCGTCGCCATTGTCGGCGACAGTCTCGCCGCGCAATGCGATTGGCGAAGGCTCGGCTCGCGACCCTTCGATGTGCTGCGCCTCGCCGTCGGCGGCGCCACGCTGAAGGACATAGGCGCGCAGATCGTCGAGGCGCGCATGATCGGCGTGCGCTGCTTCGTCATCGATGGGGGACTGAATGATCTGCTCTTCGACGAGGCGCCGCTCGCGCAGATCGACCACGACTTTCGCGCGCTTCTCCGCCGTCTGCCGGAGAATGCGCGAGGCGTCCTCATGCTCTCGCCTCATGTCGCCGATCCTGCGCAGGCGCCGCGCATAGACGAGGCCAATCGGCTGATGCGCGCGCTCGCCGAAGCGCGCGGCCTCGCCGTCGTCGATCTTCAGCCGCGCCTCTCGGAAGGCGGCGCGCGGCGGCTGGAAATGACCGACGACGGCCTGCATTTCTCGCCTCTGGCGACGGAGATCTGGGTCGAGGCGGTCTGCGAGCGCCTCTCTGGCGAGCGCCTTTCTCGCAAGGGGATCGCCTGA
- the lysM gene encoding peptidoglycan-binding protein LysM, with protein sequence MGLFNFWNNSKSGEPIAKDAPSPKGATENAAAPPEELKKEIEKKGLDASKIEISVEGDKVKLGGKAPSTSEAEKIVLAVGNTKGVSQVESNIVVGKQETESLFYKVRQGDTLWKIAETQYGHGKGGKFEEIFAANRPLLADPDKIYPGQVLRIPKVEGAAGQAKA encoded by the coding sequence ATGGGTCTCTTCAATTTCTGGAACAACTCGAAGAGCGGCGAGCCGATCGCCAAGGACGCGCCTTCGCCCAAAGGCGCGACCGAAAATGCGGCGGCTCCGCCGGAAGAATTGAAGAAGGAGATCGAGAAGAAGGGTCTCGACGCCTCCAAGATCGAAATCTCGGTCGAGGGCGACAAGGTGAAGCTCGGCGGCAAGGCGCCGTCGACCAGCGAGGCCGAGAAGATCGTGCTCGCCGTCGGCAACACCAAAGGCGTCTCGCAGGTCGAGAGCAATATCGTCGTCGGCAAGCAGGAGACGGAGTCGCTCTTCTACAAGGTGCGCCAGGGGGACACTTTGTGGAAGATCGCCGAGACCCAATACGGCCACGGCAAGGGCGGCAAATTCGAAGAGATTTTCGCCGCCAATCGGCCGCTGCTCGCCGATCCCGACAAAATCTATCCCGGCCAGGTGCTGCGCATTCCCAAGGTCGAAGGCGCGGCCGGCCAGGCCAAGGCGTAA
- a CDS encoding DUF3617 family protein — protein sequence MSVHTDRHLRFATLVAAILSLASNANAQTSQAPSPAAELPQRRPGLWRISTISPEVGLQTHEACIEAGDGILGAARENCSKPTVESAGGEVIVTFSCDLRGARETTSLLITGDFTSWYRAQSKITLTQAGGVTRERSGFTIDAKFLGPECPKPPAR from the coding sequence GTGAGCGTCCACACCGATCGTCATCTGCGCTTTGCGACATTGGTCGCCGCAATTTTGTCTCTCGCGTCGAACGCGAACGCGCAAACGTCGCAAGCGCCGAGCCCCGCGGCCGAGCTGCCGCAGCGCCGGCCGGGCCTGTGGCGAATCTCCACGATATCGCCGGAAGTGGGCCTGCAGACGCATGAGGCGTGCATCGAAGCCGGGGACGGCATCCTCGGAGCCGCGCGAGAGAATTGCTCGAAGCCGACCGTCGAGTCGGCTGGAGGCGAGGTCATCGTCACATTTTCTTGCGATCTCCGCGGCGCGCGTGAAACGACGAGCCTCCTCATCACGGGAGATTTCACGAGCTGGTATCGCGCCCAATCGAAAATCACGCTCACGCAAGCCGGCGGCGTCACGCGAGAACGCTCGGGCTTCACCATAGACGCAAAATTTCTCGGCCCCGAATGCCCCAAACCGCCTGCGCGCTGA
- a CDS encoding c-type cytochrome, producing MNYATPTFLGLLAIAAPAAAQSTDPAAGRRLAASLCVECHRIDDKTPAKDEAAKAPSFVDVARMPSTTELAIKVFLRSSHRQMPNLILTPDEIDSLSAYIVGLAPKK from the coding sequence ATGAATTACGCGACGCCGACGTTCTTGGGCTTGCTCGCCATTGCGGCGCCGGCCGCCGCGCAATCGACCGATCCGGCGGCGGGGCGGCGTCTCGCCGCTTCGCTCTGCGTCGAATGCCACCGCATAGACGACAAGACGCCGGCCAAGGACGAGGCCGCCAAAGCGCCGAGCTTCGTCGATGTGGCGCGCATGCCCTCGACGACCGAGCTCGCCATCAAGGTCTTTTTGCGCAGCTCGCATCGGCAAATGCCCAATCTCATCCTCACGCCGGACGAGATCGATTCGCTCTCCGCCTATATCGTCGGCCTTGCGCCGAAGAAGTGA